In the genome of Vicia villosa cultivar HV-30 ecotype Madison, WI unplaced genomic scaffold, Vvil1.0 ctg.000621F_1_1, whole genome shotgun sequence, the window ttcctttttttaaaaaaaaaatacataaccaTTCTCCATTCGTATcagccttttaaaaaaaatcatagtgTGTGGCATGTCATTGTCCAAGTTATCAACCAGTCAAAATTCACTTTGTACCTCAACACATACTGCAGATTTAATTTTGATCaatcttattaatttttttaaaaaaaaatctaaatacatttaatttttaaattttaaattcaattttagtaaatcttattaattaaaaatggattttcaaaatacaattatttattaattttcaatttttaaattggattttagtcaatcttattaattaaaaaaataatttccaaaatacatttatttattagtttttaaaatttagatTCGACTTTGGTCAAACTTAgtagataaaaataattttctaaatACATTTAATTTTCAGATTTTAGATTCGATTATAGTAAATCTTATAAATTGATAAAGCAATTTCCTAATTTAGCCTCGAAAAGTAAATGTGAATGAAACAAAAGAGCAAACGTGTTGCTATAAATACGCAATCAAGTACAAACCCAAAGGATATGTCTTGTGGAAGCAACAAGAAACAAGAAACCTCGTAAAACTTCTTCTGTCTGTGTCAAAATCATAGTCACAATCATCGTCTTCTTTCTCCAATTCTTTAATCATTTTCTCCTAAATTTCTCAAAGTTCgttaattttttcttcaattgtgttTCTTCCCTGCAATCGATAAATCTTTTCCATTTTTTCTCTTTTGGGTCTTTCTCTCTGTTGCTTATTGAAATGGCTAATTGGAGAAAAAACCAAGAGATCAGTAATCATCAAGTGGGTCACTGGAGATCCTCATCTTATAATGGAAAACCACCTTTGGGTAAGTGGctttttcttttccctttcttTCTTCAGTTTTTGCATGGATTACTTTCAATTgggtttttttttgggttttaaatttgggattttttttttcatttgctGGTTTTGAATCAGAAATTTTGGTATTATGAAAACAGAAAACCCTTTTGTGAGATGAGACTTAGAGCTTGTATTTTGTACTTTACCTGTTTGTGTGTGTGACTATGATGATGGAGGGTTTAGTTTAGGTTCAATTTTCGTGTAAAGATAATTAGACTAAAAGTTTCAATAATTGAAGGAAGTGTCTCGAAGGATATGGAATGTTGTCATTTATTTGGTTGGTAGGTTGGTAGGTAGCTAGGTTGTTGTTGgtgtttttcattttcatcaggTTGGTTGTTTGGTTGGTCCCTACGTTGTTCAATTATTGAAATGGACAGTGGTGATAAATAACTACGTTTCTGTTTGTATTGGATCTTCTGCAGATTGTGTTTTGTAATCACTTGTCTGTGTTCTGCTTTGAATTCATGCTGGCTATGATTGTACTATTTCAAATTGAACACTTGGAAATCAAATCTATTTAACTGTTTTGATTTGGTTATATATGATCTGAGAATATATTGATTTTGGCAAGTAGGTATCTATTGGTTAGGCTCGGATCGCTCGGATGATATGTAACATCATTGAATTAAAATAGAGCAACCCATTCCAAAGATAACTCAATTTCGTGTTTATTTAACTATATTCTTCTTTATGCAAACTCGACGTATCGTGTTTAAAACTGAAGTTGTATGTGAATCTACTAATTAGATCTTTTGGAGGCATGTTTAAAGTATCCATAAGTCAGTCAATTGTTGAATAGGAAAGCTTAGCGATTGATCTTTTGTACTTTCCGCTATGGACAGATTCTGTTTGTTTCTGGTTTTGTACTAACACTATCTAGATTTGTCCATTCAATGAATGCATATTTATTCTTCTGCACGAGTTTTGCATGTTTTTCGCTCTTTTTCTTCGTTAAGTTAGAAGTACATATTAGTGTCAAGCAATGCAACTTGAATTATCATTTGATTCTATTTAATTCTTTTGGCTTACAGATAATAGGTTTCCAACAGTTCCTTCGTGGGAAAAGAAATTTTGTGCTTCGGTTGGCTCAGTTCCATGGAAAAAGATAATAGAATGCAAGAGGTATATGTATATGCATTCCAGTGTGGTAAACTGGGAAGACTCTGCTGTCAAAGAGACATTTGACAATGCAAAAAACAGGTTTTGGGCTGCGATCAACGGATTTCCCTGCAACATTCCGTTGCCTGATCCGGACATGTACATCGATGATGTAGATTGGGATGCGAGTGTCGATCCTGAACTCTATCTGGATTTGGATAGAGAAGTAGAGGCCAGTCGGAACATGATAGAAAAGAGCCAGGAGACTGTGATTTTAGGAAGTTCTCTTCTATTAAATCAGTCATTATCCGGTCCTGGATGGGGAATAGAACCTACTGGATGGGGGGACGATGAAGAAGTAACAAAGCCCCCTGAACCAAATCCAGCCTGTGGATGGGGATGGGGCGCCGAGGAAGAAGTAACGAAGCCTCCCGAACCAAGCTATGCTGCTGATGGATGGGGATCAAACAATCATGAAAATAATGAAACCAACTCTTGGGAACAGAATGTTTCTCAAAGGTGGATTCCAAAGGAGCAATATGGTGGTGACTTGGATAACAAGTATCAAACAAGTAATGGTGGGAATACAAATTGGAGAACATGGGAAGGAAATAACAGAAGGAGAGAGAATAGTACGTCGTGGTCTAAGAACCCTGCATATCACAATGATAATAATGAATATCAGATGAATCGAGGAAGAAGAaatggaggaggaggaggaggaggaggaggaggaggaggaggaggaggaggaggaggaaggaGAGGACATTATAGTTATGTGGCCAAGGTAGCTAGTCCCAGTGCATGGTAAATTCCTTGGATTGCAAGAAAGTCCTGTGAAGCTGCTAAAGTCTCAGTTTTGTCAAAGTAGCTGAGGATATATGTTTGTTATCTAGGTGTTATATATGTGAGATATTCTATCATATAGTAAGAACTATGGCCTTTTACTTCTTTGTTACATTCATCAGATGGGTTTATGGTATATTGGTCTTTGTAAGATTAAGAAATATTTTTATGGTGATCAATGATTCAGTACATTAGTACTGGTATTATTAAAGTATATGAAATATGCAGTTACAATTGAATGAAGCTAAATTGTTACATTCTTGTCTCCTTGAATCTTAGTGTCTCTACATAGTTTTCTGACAAGTTTAAATCCTTTGGATAGAACTTAAAATCAGTTTGTGATATTCATTCAATGGAAAATCAAAAGCATCATGACTCATACAGTCATCATACTTAAAAACACAACAAGTGTCATATGATCATTTTCACTAATCAAACAACAAAAGATCATAGCTGTTACATCACTATATAATCTTATTCAAATATGTGGTATAAAAGATGAAGAATTTAGAAAATGTGACAATATTGTTAGATGTATGATATACTGCATAAAAGAAAGAAATGCTAATGAAGATATAAGTTCATATAATCTAAACAGAGTGCGAGGTTAATGGATACTATATGAATAGGGTTCAAAATTTAGCTTTCTAAGGTTGatgaaaaatagaaaacattTGAGTTTGTAATGAATTATGTTTTTAATCATGAACTATGTGTTAAAGTCTTTTAATGTTTTCTTTGATATATTAGTCTCTttaaataatttctattttttcaCAAAAGTTGAAAAATCCTTTTATATAATATACTTTCATTT includes:
- the LOC131629880 gene encoding uncharacterized protein LOC131629880, which translates into the protein MANWRKNQEISNHQVGHWRSSSYNGKPPLDNRFPTVPSWEKKFCASVGSVPWKKIIECKRYMYMHSSVVNWEDSAVKETFDNAKNRFWAAINGFPCNIPLPDPDMYIDDVDWDASVDPELYLDLDREVEASRNMIEKSQETVILGSSLLLNQSLSGPGWGIEPTGWGDDEEVTKPPEPNPACGWGWGAEEEVTKPPEPSYAADGWGSNNHENNETNSWEQNVSQRWIPKEQYGGDLDNKYQTSNGGNTNWRTWEGNNRRRENSTSWSKNPAYHNDNNEYQMNRGRRNGGGGGGGGGGGGGGGGGGRRGHYSYVAKVASPSAW